The genome window TCGGACAAGCCCAGAGGAGTTGGGAGTGTTTAGGAATGTTGCCACGACAACATGGTCTTCCCTAACTACCCTTACTGGTTACTTCAGCTGTAGACATTACATTTATGCTAGGTTTTTCAGAGAGAGATGAAACTAAACTGAGATTAAGATCACTGGCAATTCTAGAATGATTTacataacatacagtaaagtGTATACAATATAAAATGCCTTTTAAAGCATTGTGACAATTTAAATACTTGTATACCCGTCTTACCTCACTgcctatatatttattttaatcccTACTCTTGTGCAGCCTTTCTCCTTTTCAGCATTAAGGTATGTTGTGTTGGATGACATTCATGCAAAAACATGATTCTTCAAGTAGATTTTCTTAGTTGCATAGCAACAGGGCATGTAAAAAGTGCCTGTagctgtaataaaaacattgttcagGTCACATCAGTGTTTTAGACAGTCAGGTGAATCAATGAAGATgcattcctttttttgtttactaaTCTTTGTCGTCTGGTGTTTTTGCCATCTTGTAAAACAAGACCAATTTATATTGCAATGAATAAtgttgtttatatatgtaaacatatgaGAATAAGCAAAGTGGGACTTTTAAAGGACCCTAGGTAGTTAAGGCAATGTCCTGATCAAATACAGACACTTGAGCCTATTTTACTCTAAAATTAGGTCTACCTGGGATTATTAAACCTGGGCAAAGCTGCTAAAAAAGGCAATAAACTTCATTGCTCTCAGTGATAATGTTATGGTAATTACTATTTCCATCTGTCAATTGTCTGGATGAAGTTTTTAGAATGTAAGGTTCACGACAGACAGTAATGCTAATGGATATGCTAACATTTGGAAGATGACACTGTGTTGCACTGGAAATGGCACATTgctggaaaaataaagtttatataaACCCatgagtcatttgacccagggATGAGTGCTGATTTTAACATGGGAGAAAAACCCattaaacctgggattaaacaggttttttgacAAGTGGTAATGGGGTATTACATTCGCTTTGGACCCCAAGACCCTCAACCTGCCGAAGTATTTATACAGAtgtacatgtatttgtttttctttaatatttgcTCTCAAAACAGCTATTTGTGTTCAAATGCACAAGAGCCACCTCTGATCACCAGGCTATTTGTGTAGATAGGAAGGTAGAAAGCCGACTACCGTAAACTTTTCCTCATGAGTCTTTGTTTCGTTGCGACTGATTGTCTGTTAAAGGAGTACACCTTGTCCTGGGTTTGTGTGCTGCTGACTTCAGGAAGTTGACCTCTTTGCTTTTTATACATGTTTGACTCTGCAGCTGCATTCCTCTCACATCATCCTCAATGACAGGCTCTGTTGCCTCTGCCTCTTCAACCCTCCTTTTCCACATTtctcttctgtcttttctcctccttcttacCTTGGTATTGACTGTTTATTCCTATTCTTTTGCTTATTTCCCCACACACATATCCCCCAGCCCTCTCTGTCTGTAAGATGATAGCAGTTGAGCGGCTGCCAACTCTGGGGGCCCTCATGAAAGCCTCAAATGGAAGCAGTGAGAGTGAGGAACAAACTGTACACTACACTGAGTAGTCGCAAAGAACATGTTTTCCCACACCAGGGGAAGaagtgtttacatttcatgtcAATAATTTAACGTAACTCAAGGAAATAATATGTAATGATTCATAAGTAGCTTGTGAAGTGAATTTGCCATTTTACTGAATACCGTTATAAATTactttttacaaaaataataaaatacatgcaGATACAGGCTACACAACAACCATTGTTGGTTAATCTGCTggttattttctttaataattcTTATTACGTAAGCACAAGAAGAAGGAAAATGATCTTCATACCTTAGAGCTTCCATTCAAATGGTATTTATTACCAGTGCCATTTTGGCCTCAACAAGCTCTTCCTCAAACCGTATTGTGCTTTAAAACATTGGCTACTGATTGATAAAATTACTGATTAACTCTGTTAAAAACAGATGTTACGTGTTTCAGCCGCAGGCAATAAATACAATCTGGGAGTTTCATTTTTAGAAATGAATTAACTTCAACTTGGAGTACTGATCAGAAAATCTTTGTCTCAAACTGTTCAGCATGAACCTGTGGCTTGATATTTGATGTGGATAGTGGTACTAAATATCATTTTACCTTATTTTGATTTGCACTGCCTAATTTGGATGAATGGCTATTCATGTTTAGGATAAAGTATGTGAATTAGGGTTGACAGAGGTTCTGCCATGTAGGATGTTTGACTCAAGATCAGAATAAGTAAACCACACACTTCACTGGAATGGGCTTGCACAGTGGCTGTCGGGGGGAGGTGGAGCATCTCAGTTTTACCGTCAAAACTGAATTGCTTTTTCATGAAATGCCCCTTCTCTAGAATACTTTCTCTGGAGTTTTTGTAATGACATCATTTTCCATTCTGTTTTGATTGGTTCCAGAGGGTAGCTAAGCAGCTGACAGATTTTATGTTAAGGTGCTGGCCGTATGCCCAGGTTTAGCTAGAGAGCTGTAAATTAGTGAAGTTGGAGTTTGGCCTTTGTAAAGTGTGTCTCGTTAATACGTAGGTTTTTATagctgtgtgtttaaatgaagcTTTCCCCATAATATGAGCTGCAATGTTTGGATTgcattttgctttgttttgatttaggTTATTCTCACTGAAATGAACATGCAACTCAGCACTGAATGTTAAAATCACAAACAATTTCCCTGATGGTTCCAACCTACCATTGTGCACACGAGTTGTTGGGTCTCTTATCGTTTTGGCTGGTGAACAGAGTGGTTGCTATTTGAACTGGGGGTTTATAAATAGATCTGTGTACTGCTGCAGCAGGCAGAGAGAGTTAACGCACTTGCTAACCTTCACAGAGAAAAAGCCACAAGACAGGCACACTTTTCTTCTCGCTGTCAAATACACTGGTCCACTTTCCCTGAAGGAagtctgtccctctctgctctgctgttcaTTCCAATGTGCTGTTTCACTTTTCCTGTCCGTTACCCACTGTCTCTTAgaacttttgttttctctgctctgttCAAGGGTAGCAGGTTTTGCTTGACATGTCATTCTAGGGTAGCGCGAACAGCGTTAAGACTGTTAAACAACTGTAACTAGTCCAAATCATACACATTCATTTCCCGTCAAAAAGAGAACTGGTGGTGGGGGTCCACCCTCCTTATTTTTCTACATACTGCTTCTCTGACTCATCTAACTGACTCACATACTTGTCTCAGACTCAAGTATATAATAAGCAAAGGTGAAGACAGATgggaaatatttgttttctccagTCGAAGAGAGGGCAAGAAAATACGCCATGTTCAGAAGACAGTGGCACTGAATCAAAAACATTGACCtacattcagacctggtattaacatccgtcctCAGTGATCCAATCCAGATTTTGTTAAGCACAGGTCTGAATGGTCCTAATGCATCCTGAATGCATCCTCTGGTCTGATCACATaaaccacatttggaggtggCTTGTATGTTAATTTATTTGCAGATACTGCCACATTGACTGTGATCaccattagagctgcaactaacgattattttcataatcgattaatctgtcgattattttctcgattatttgatgaatcgtttggtgttcagaatatcagaaaaccttaaaaaatgttgacctggaaatgatgatgttctcaaatgtcttgttttgtccacaaaccaaaatgattaacttttgaggatttctttgttatccagagcaaataaattaagaaaatattcacatttaagaagcttaaacaattggaaatgttttaatcatgaaaaaagcttcaaaccgattaatcgattatcaaaatagttgacaactaatttagtaatcaattaattgtttcagctctaatcacCATATGATTCTAATGGTTAAAACTTTTTCAGTGTGAGgagagctttgattcactcaagCTCCTCATCTCACACCTCTTTTTCTCtgacacttgcacacacacccacagatgcatacacacacaaacagtctgACAGTAGATACAGCTCTACAGTCAGACTCAATTAAAACATGttagtcagttttttttcttgcgaacagtgatgtcatcagtgtgtATCGAAATAAAGGGCAGTAAAGCCTGCATCTGATCATATGTGGCCACAGAAGATGCATCCAGGATGCAATTTTATGGAAAGTGTGAATTAAGGCAATCTGGCTGAGGTcagatgttaataccaagtCTAAATGCAGGAGTTGTCAGGGGGAAGCCATAAGAATAGTGATAAGAATAGTGTGGTGAGATGCTGGAAGGAGCTGTGAAAACATCAAACCAGCTCAACAGTCTCTTAATTATcgtgataaaaaaatgtttgttctgcagTACACCATTCAAACTACAAGTCTTTTGTGGTCACCATTGCTCTATTTTATTTTGGCTACTTTTGCCTTCAGTCATAAGACAAAGCCAACCCTTCCACTGTCATCAATGACGACTGCATGACGGGTTCCAATCACATACTCAGTTTTTCTATTGGTGCCATGAGTAAcaatcatttttgaaatgtgCTTCATGAGAATAGTTCAAGACTATGTTTATGCTGATTCATTCGATTCATCTGGAATGATGGTGGATGTTGTaattatgcattttaaaaacagatggTTGCTTGTTTAGTTGTTGATGATTTGCTGCGTATGCTTAACTCATTAATTTTTTTCGCTTCTGTCCCTTTTTGTCATTCCTCACAGTGCCAGAGTGTACCAAGTGAAGGCAGAGTCCTAAATCTAAACCATACCCCCCTTCCCCCTCCCTAAACATATACCCACCTACTTGCACAGAAACTTtattacataaacacacatactaTCTTCAGCAATGCCAAGGGGGCCTAATCAGCCTGCTGCCTGCTCTGACAAGCCCCGCCTCTTCACCTCAGATCCTTGAGGCAGTGTCCTGTAAACTTTTACCTTTGACCTCCTTCGTCACCCTGGGATCCAGAGGTCACCTGTTCTCCACTCAACCCCAGGACGCTCTCCTGCCCAACCAGGAGCAACAGCCACAAGCCACACTCGCAGGTaaattatttaaagaaagatGAGAACACATCATACTGTcttgatctatctatctatcctcAAATGCATTGAGACATTAGCCAACACCCACTGTCTGCTAATGTTCACATCCTTAAATAAACAAAGGAACAGCttgacagtttattttattgacagtaaatgttaaaatgtgtgtgtgttctgactcACAGCTCTTAATGACTTTGCTCTGTCGTCAATCGTGGTAATTTTTGAAGTACATGTGTGCTGGTTTGCTCTTAATATCACAGGGGTCACTATTGACCAGAAAATAAATTACATGCACACCAAACAAGTAATTGCTGATTTGCTCAAGAGTTGATGCAAATTTAAACAGTATATTTTGACTATAATCCATAAAACCAACAATAACTAGTGGCGAGTTTAGAATGTCTGTCTCCTCTTCTTAAAAGACCTTCTTACTATGAATTCCTCTAAGTTACACACTTGTGTTCTTGTCTATCTGCTTGATTCCCAGTGAATGACCTATCCACCCCAGCTCTTCTAACATTTCTCCTCTCAGTTTGTGttccttctctcactctcttatctctcactctcttAGCCTGTTTGACAgtcttccctctttctttccaGGCATGGCTCCCATTCGGGATTCCGTCAGCCACTCCCCTAATCAAACAGGTGATGACAACAAATAAGCTTTTAGCTTTTTTCTCCCCATTTTCTTCTCCCTTACATTCTTTGTGGATGTCTTACTTTGGCTGTCTGTTTTGTGATCATCAGACTAGATAGACACAGGCTGACCTGGCGTTTACCGATGATACTCTGAGAAAGAGAGGcttaatgagtgagtgaaaaagtgGGTGTGAAAAGGCACAAAAGGAGACTTTGCAAGCAAACACAATAAGCAGCACGCACCTCTTTAGCAACATTTTATATGAAAGATGTTTGGAAAGTGAGAGAGTCATTAATTGGTAGGGAACCAATTTGATCATGTGTCTAAACATGATTTGAATAATAACTCTACTGAGCTGAAGTAAAATGCACTGGAGCTGAATCTTTGGGTGTTATCCCGcctttttctaccactttatcctccacatgagggtcgtggagctggagccaatcccagctgaccgAGGGCGAAAGGCAGGATACAGTAAAAACCTCTGCACCTCTTCTTATGACTCAAACCACTGACAAATCTGCTCATTGAATTGCTCCTGCATAATAGTTGCTCTGATCAGCTAAATGGTTGTTTATTTTCAAGGTAgaaattctgtcttttttttaaagattcttATTTGACCTTGTGACGGCAAATTGTCTAACCAAAAATGCTGAAAGATAAGTCTAATTAGATTAAATCAAACCTTCAACATCACAGCAGCTTTTTTCATCCTGAAGGTCTGACTGACTAATGACGTTGCCACCCTCACATTCAAGCATTTATTGGACCTTTTCTCCAGTACAGAAATGCGTCAACATTGGTTTATCATTGAAGATTAATAGGAGCTCTATTGCTAACTATCCAGAAAGTAACTATAGAAGTAAACAGGCAACCATTTACTTTTCTGAATAATTTGAGTGCATTTGTAATGGCATTAATAGCAACATTAGATCCCAATGGTTCTCTTTAAtatatttttggacatttaatTAAAAGCCAATACTGTATTCATGGTATTAGGTTTTGGAAGTTTAGCAGAAGAAGTACCcaccaaagtaaaacaaattatAAAATCTTGGTCTTTTTAGTTGCCTCAAATCTTTTGGCACCTTGCACCCCCTTCCTTCCTGCCTCCCTGGTTTCACACTTAATTGCCATCTCCTCTATgccttccttctctcctcccctGCTGTTGGTCATCGTTTGCCTCCCGGAATTCTAGTTTATAGGTTTGGCATGCTTTTGGGTCCTGCTGTGGTGACAAAGTGGTGGCAGCTGTGTCCAGACTCAGACCTGGCACTGATCACATTCTGAACTGTAGGGCAGCTGAATGTTGGAGGGaatggaacatttaaaaaaaaaaaaataaataaaaaaaatatttcctgATTTcttgaaaaactgaaaatgcgaaacatttaaaatcttataTCTAATAGTGTCTTCTGCCTGTGTCtattctttctctccctaggtTTGGAGCATCCTGGCTTGGACTCACAGTATGAGCCTTCCCCTTGGTCCTCTGGCTCTCCCTGCAGCAGTGACGGCAACAGCAACTGGGGCAAAGTCCTAGTGGACGAAAGTACCGGCAAACCCAACAATTCTTCTTCAACCAACTCTTCTGTCTGGCCTCCTTCAACCTTctcttgctcctcctcttcctcttcctctggctGTGGATCAGGATCAGACCCTGAGCTGGCATCAGAATGCATGGATGCCGACTCTAGCTCCTCACTCGGCTCAGAGAAAAACCTCTCTGCTGTTGCAGTTacagcagtgatgatgatgtcagcaaatgcttcttcctctgtgtcctctacGGCCTCTTCCCCCTCTTCTGCCATGAtggtcagtgtttctgtgaaTGGAGAAAGCAATGGCAACAATCGTCATGTTGTTATCGGCGGAGGAATGGGAACCATCAGCGATGCAAATAATGGAAATAACATCGCCGGGTCCTCCCACTACTCCATGGCTGGGTCCAGCAGTATTGGCAGCAATAACATGGGTAACCACAACATCAAGCTTGTCAGTAACAGTGGTGTATGGGGCACCCAGTCCGGCAGCAGCATCAAAGCCCCGGGTGGAAGCACCCCCTGCATCAATGGTGGGTTAAACCCTAACTCTTTCAACCCAAATGCCAACCACGGTGCCTGGCCCCAGAATCCAACCCCAAGTCCAGTGTCCCAGGGTCAACGGCCTCCACAGGCTCAGGGGATGAATTCCAAACTGGGTATAGCCCCCCCACAGGGCCCCTTGCTGGGCTGGGGTGGCATGGCAGCTCCAGACAACAGCATTATGATGGATGACACAGATGTGAATAATGGTACAGCAAGCAGCAAAGGGTTAGGAAGCAGCATCAGAGGAAATGGTGGCCTGCAGCCTACCAACCTTAACACTGAATCCAATGGACCAAATAACACTATTATGAtgaatactactactactactactaatgccACAATGACCTCTAGTCCACCAAACTCTACCGCCTCACCCCAACTCAGCGGGGATTGTTCCTGGGGTTCCGTTGGAGGAGGGAATGGGGGTCCACCGGCCAATGGAAACACCTCATCAGCCCCCCAGACCTCCCAAGGAGAGCTGGGGAGTGCTGGGGCCTTCGGTACGCCTTGGGGCGCAACTACCTACCCTGGAGACAAGGGCCCCCCAATTGCAGACACTGTGAACCCCCAAAACCCTGCCTTAATGCAGGTTGGAAACCCCCAAATGTCCTCTACTGCTGCTTACAAGAGTAATAATAACCACAACACTGGGGCCCCACACTGGGACCAGGGACCTGCCAATAACCCAAACCAGCCTCAGAGCAACTCGCCCTGGGGTGTTGGCTCCAATCAAATCCCAGGCCCTGCAGGAACAGGGAATGGGAACCAATCTATGGCGGGCCCTCCTGCAGGCATACCTCGTCCCTGGGGGAGCAGcgcatcttcttcttcctcatcctcatcgTCTTCTTCTGCCTCAAACAACAAGATGTCAAATGGAGAATggggatcagcagctcctggtaACAACTCTTCAGATGCTGCAAGCCAGAAAGGAAGCTCATCCAACAATGGCTGGAAGAGCCTGGAGGATGATGCTATAGGCATGGGAGTTGGAGGTGGAGTAGGTGGAGCCCATGGCTTGGGAAGTGTCAGTGGAGGCTGGGGTCGCTCTGGAGGAAGTGAGGGAAGTGGAGAAAGCTCTGGAGGCCGATCCAGCTCAGACAAAGATGGCTACCAGTCTAAAGGAGGAAATCGAAGAAAAGTCACACCTCCTGCAACAGTTATATCTGAAGTGGCCCAAGCAGATGTGGACCCACGAGTTTTATCCAACACCGGCTGGGGTCAGACTCCCATACGGCAGAACACAGTCTGGGATGTCAAATCTTCTGCTAACAATCAGTCCCAGGCTCCCAGAGGAGATGAAAGAAAGCACAGCAGTGGAGGCTCCAGCTGGGGCACGGCATCAGCGACAGGTCCCTCACAGAATTCTGGAGGTATTTGCAACATGCATTGTGAAAAAACATATTGCATGCAAAACAACATTTGCTTTTACAGAATGCCATGAAATTGATCTAATGTTTAATTCACTTGCAGGCTGGGGAGGTAGAGCCCCAGGAAATTCAGGCTGGGGTGACCAGAGACCAACAACTGGGTGGGACAGCAAAGTCCCAGCAAGTGGAGGAGGTGGGCAGAGTAGCTGGGATAATGGATCCAGCTATAAGGGTAACACCACAAACAGTAACACATGGAGCAACAACTTTAACAAAGATGACAGGTAATGtgtttcccttcttttttaACCACTGTGATCTGTTGTCTATCAAATGTGTATTGCTGATCAACtgaactgtttttgtttaggTCCAATACCTGGACTAATGCACCCAAACCACAGCAGGGCTGGGGTTCCAAAGGTGGAAATGGAACTGAAGGTTGGGGTAGTGGTGCAAATGGTGGCAGAGGAGGAGCCAGCAACCACTGGGGTGAGTCCCAAAAAGGTGCAAGCTCAGTGGGCTGGGACAGTGATAGCGATCGTTCTGGCTCTGGATGTTGGAGTGAGCCAAGCCGAACTAACACCAGCAGTAGCAACACCTGGGTAGGGAGTGGAGGATCAAATACTCCAGACCAGAGCACGCCAAACCAAGGTTCCAACTGGGGCGACTCAGTCCACAAACCCAATCCTCAGAGTAACAACCAGAGCTGGGGAGAGCCAATGAAGAACAATCACGGAGCTCAGAACTGGGGAGAGACAAATCCCAAGCCCTCCAACGAGTGGGGAAAAGCTCCAGAATCCAATATGTCCAAAGGCAATCAAGGCCCAAACAAGCCCACAGGTAGTTATGATGACAATCAGAATTGTTTCAgctattttattcttttacttAGTTGCATGCATAATTCTCATGGTACCAAAACTGAATTTTTTAATCTTAAAGAGACCCTTTATAGCAAGACATTTAAGCAAGAGGGCATAAAATGAATAACTTCcctttttatttctgcttttcaATTAGGTTGGGTGGGAGGCCCTATGCCCACAGTAGGCCAGAAGGAGGAAGTGTCCACTGGGTGGGAGGAGCCTTCTCCAGAGTCCATACGCCGCAGGATGGAGATTGATGATGGCACTGCAGCCTGGGGAGATCCTGGTAATCCTAAACCTGTTTGTGTAACATGTAAAGAGCTGTAAAAATTCCAGGCTTCCCCTTTTTGACTCAATGACTGTGATTTTAAGCAATGGTCAAAACTAAATGCTAATTTCATTTAATCTTTTAAGGCAAAAGTAGTGGTGGATCTGTCGACATGTGGAACAAGACCAGCCAATCAGACAATGAGAACATGTCCCAACACCAGCCCCAACCCCAACACCAGCCCCAACACCAGCCCCAACACCAGCCCCAACACCAGCCCCAACACCAGCCCCAACACCAGCCCCAACACCAGCCCCACCACCAGCCCCACCACCAGTCCCACCCGGCACACAAATCGATGCATCCTCCTCAGCCCATGCAGCCTCCTGCCCAGGACAAAAGCTCCAGTTCTGGTAAGTTGgaatattgatatttatgtatgcacacaattaaaatgtttccatgtCTGGGTCTTTAGAATATAGTCTTCatattaatgtaatgtaaagagtACACAAAATATATAATTTCTTATCATTCCCATCATAAAATGAAGGCCAGTAATTGTATATGATGGAATCAGTATGTAACAGTTGCAAAGTGTAAACACTTTCTTCTGTATAGATTGCAATGTAATAAAACGATAACTACAGAATCAATTGAATAATTCTTAAACATTGCTtcaattttatatttataataaaatatgttatGGCTGCATCTTTTAATGTCAACCTGtagtgaattattttatttggtttaATGCCAGAAAAATTAGAGAATACTAGGACATGAATCTCTATATAAATGTTAtgaacactgctgctgcagacagCAAGAtttgagaattaaaaaaaaagactcaagtCCCACCGACAGGCTCTCTTAAAAGGATTTGGATTGTGGCAGCATAAACTCAACAAAtgtggatgcacacacactcaaaaatgtATACAAAGGCATACACCGTTTGTACAAAAGAATAAAGGAAATAAACACTCGTAGCTGTTCTCTCCCATCTCTCTACAGTGTTGAGGGCTTTTTGTAAAGCAAGTTGAGTCATCCCTTTGGAATGCTAAGagcattgatttttttcttttctttttttctcccttcatttgccttttttcctcctccctttcttCAGAATCACAAGCTTGTTGGTTTTAACACAAAGAGTTGTAGACCATAagaggtagaggaggaggtCTGTGACTTCGTAATAGGAACAGCTCCAATGTAAGATGGGAAAACTAAAATGAGTAAGGCGGCTATTCTGTAAAAGTGGGTAGTGAAGGGTAGGGGCTTTCGGGGTTATTCAGGATTGCTTGTCTAGCGAGCAAAATGGAGCAGCTAAGTGGACAGCACAGTAGGGTGGGTTGAACTACCCAGCAACAGGACTGAGTAGAAAATTACTTtgtccttatttatttatcaatagTTAGTATTGGTTTTAACTGTTGTTGACACAAAAGTGTAAAGATGAGTGtaatttacaaaaatatatattttaaaaggaAGCTTTCTGGATTTAGATTTTACCATTAATTCTTTAATGCAATCAGTGATTCATTGTTTTGTCTCAGTGATgatatgtgggtttttttaatcaacaaatTAAGACTAAAATTGCATGCACTCAAACCATAAAAACATGAGTGCATGTATGCTAGTTTGTATCCTAGTTAGCCTacctgtgttttcatgtttcttcttgttatgcttttgtatttgttttgcaaGTGTGCATGGTCACATGAGAGACACAGGAGCCTGAGGCCACCCCATGATCTGTCCTATTTTTGAGGGAAGGTATCCCTGGCATCTCCCAAGCGCCTCATGGGCAGGGAGAAAGTAGTTGGTCTGGGTGGTCAGCTGTAACAGGACCCTTTTGAACTTATACACTCTCATCTGAAAGTGCATGGGGACTGTGCGCACAACTACACAGTTTAAGTGACACTTGCGTACCTCTTACGTAAGCAAACTGATACAGAGTTATCTAGGTATATGAGTCTTCTCCTGAACCCTCCCGAAACATAggtgtaaatataaaaaaaatattttttttggattaaaattaca of Solea solea chromosome 16, fSolSol10.1, whole genome shotgun sequence contains these proteins:
- the LOC131476036 gene encoding trinucleotide repeat-containing gene 6A protein-like isoform X1; the protein is MAPIRDSVSHSPNQTGLEHPGLDSQYEPSPWSSGSPCSSDGNSNWGKVLVDESTGKPNNSSSTNSSVWPPSTFSCSSSSSSSGCGSGSDPELASECMDADSSSSLGSEKNLSAVAVTAVMMMSANASSSVSSTASSPSSAMMVSVSVNGESNGNNRHVVIGGGMGTISDANNGNNIAGSSHYSMAGSSSIGSNNMGNHNIKLVSNSGVWGTQSGSSIKAPGGSTPCINGGLNPNSFNPNANHGAWPQNPTPSPVSQGQRPPQAQGMNSKLGIAPPQGPLLGWGGMAAPDNSIMMDDTDVNNGTASSKGLGSSIRGNGGLQPTNLNTESNGPNNTIMMNTTTTTTNATMTSSPPNSTASPQLSGDCSWGSVGGGNGGPPANGNTSSAPQTSQGELGSAGAFGTPWGATTYPGDKGPPIADTVNPQNPALMQVGNPQMSSTAAYKSNNNHNTGAPHWDQGPANNPNQPQSNSPWGVGSNQIPGPAGTGNGNQSMAGPPAGIPRPWGSSASSSSSSSSSSSASNNKMSNGEWGSAAPGNNSSDAASQKGSSSNNGWKSLEDDAIGMGVGGGVGGAHGLGSVSGGWGRSGGSEGSGESSGGRSSSDKDGYQSKGGNRRKVTPPATVISEVAQADVDPRVLSNTGWGQTPIRQNTVWDVKSSANNQSQAPRGDERKHSSGGSSWGTASATGPSQNSGGWGGRAPGNSGWGDQRPTTGWDSKVPASGGGGQSSWDNGSSYKGNTTNSNTWSNNFNKDDRSNTWTNAPKPQQGWGSKGGNGTEGWGSGANGGRGGASNHWGESQKGASSVGWDSDSDRSGSGCWSEPSRTNTSSSNTWVGSGGSNTPDQSTPNQGSNWGDSVHKPNPQSNNQSWGEPMKNNHGAQNWGETNPKPSNEWGKAPESNMSKGNQGPNKPTGWVGGPMPTVGQKEEVSTGWEEPSPESIRRRMEIDDGTAAWGDPGKSSGGSVDMWNKTSQSDNENMSQHQPQPQHQPQHQPQHQPQHQPQHQPQHQPQHQPHHQPHHQSHPAHKSMHPPQPMQPPAQDKSSSSGWGDSYPQQKESSSWGEPTAAPPATVDNGTSAWGKPMDTSSTWDGPSRDSRESKSSWGGHHKSAPGPKPMETWCGEEVSMGNSWDQEEEVEIGMWSNNQQDNRSHDQSSWNYKQKSSNKMNKPVGKQDEPWMKPFINQFSNMNFPRDSPDDSMKTGAGMVQDKRMDMGSMGDFNGVMGKTPGSRHQSAMDRSSYYDKLSAPHSAYDSPASDELSFNQSISFSPSNSAQPVSCLDSEPSPVRSSPGAARQNVNPMLGGNSVAQGRGGSQSQVAPQPNLRNQVPPPILPSQVPPSLLKYPGSNGGLNPLFGPQQVAVLNQLSQLNQLSQLNQINQLQRLLLQQQKVQNQRAMPVGRQTEQTRPIGSSPSMMQPPRHLDPSLLKQPPLKPYMDNYMSHNTPDMQKDSAALGSFSNFPLSSNLNVSLDMGIGGSSGGGAVSYKEPPQSRMKKLWATEQNSKTGAMSSGLRLEDSPFYDFLSPGPSPLSPPGQSMGSVGDGWPPRANSPPPHGNTVTWPPEFRPGEPWKGYPNIDPETDPYVTPGSVINNLSINTVRDTDHLRDRNNGPSSSLNTTMPSNSAWSSIRASSHSGSLTSTAQSTSARPSESKWSPSGGSVSNSSLAHELWKVPLPPKALSVAAPSRPPPGLTSQKPSPASSGWDASSLRSGGWGSTESRYTPGSSWGDSSSSGRSQWLVLKNLTPQIDGSTLRTLCMQHGPLITFHLNLPHGNAVVCYNSKDEAAKAQKSLHMCVLGNTTILAEFASEEEINRFFAQGQSLATPSSSWQAIGSSQSRMDQSHPFPSRAPEPNQWNSSNLHSSSLWGGPNYSSSLWGSSSGTEAGRISSPSPISSFLPVDHLTGGGDSM